TTCTTTGGCTATTGTTGTCTCTTGTGACGAATCTTTGGGGACTCACCCAGCGGCGGCACATCGACCTGTGCCGGTTCGCCAGTCACGCGTGTCGTTAGCCCCGACTCCGCCCGCCGATCGGCCTCCCGGCCGAGCCTCCGCGTTCCAGGCGCCCGAGTCCCACACCGGTCCGCGCGCCCTCCTCCCCCCGGAAAACCCCGCCCACGACCGCGGGTTTTCGCCGTCTCCCCGATCTTGGAGTCACCCGTGCTGTCCGCACTCCGGCGCGTACCGTTCGCCGTCCAGGTCCTGTTAGCACTCGTCGTCGGCCTCGCGCTCGGTCTGGTCGCCCGCCAGCTCGGCGGCACGGCCGACGCCCCGAACTGGCTGGCCGTCACGCTCGACACCATCGGTTCGACGTTCGTCACGCTGTTGAAGGCGATCGTCCCGCCGCTGATCCTGCTGGCCGTCATCTCCTCCATCGCGAGCCTGCGCAACGTCACCAACGCCGCCCGCCTGGCCGGCCAGACGCTGCTGTGGTTCGCCGCCACCGCGCTGATCGCCGTGAGCATCGGCATCGGGCTGGGGCTGGGAATCCGCCCCGGCGTGAACAGCGGCGTGGACGCCGCCTCCGCGGAGGACCCGGACAGCAGCGGATCCTGGCTGGCGTTCCTGGAGAGCCTGGTCCCCGCCAACTTCCTCGGCCTGTCCGCCGGAACCTCCGACGACGGCACCGGCGCGCTCACCACCTCGCTGGACTTCAACGCCCTGCAGCTCATCGTCATCGCGATCGCGATCGGCATCGCGGCCGTCAAGGTCGGCAGGTCAGCCGAGCCTTTCCTCGCCTTCACCCAGTCCGCGCTGGACATCGTGCTGAAGGTGCTGTGGTGGATCATCCGGCTGGCCCCGCTGGGCACCATCGGCCTGCTGGGCAACGCGGTCTACAGCTACGGCTGGACCACCATCGGCGCCCTGGGCAAGTTCACCCTGGCGATCTACATCGGCCTCGTACTGGTGCTGTTCGTCGTCTACCCGATCCTGGCCCTGGCCAACGGCCTGTCCCCGCTGAAGTACTTCTCCGGCGTGTGGCCGGCCGTGCAGCTCGGCTTCGTGTCCCGCTCCTCCATAGGCACGATGCCCGTCACCCAGCGCGTCGCCGAGACCAACTTCGGCGTTCCCCGGGCCTACGCCTCCTTCGCGGTGCCGTTCGGCGCCACCACCAAGATGGACGGCTGCGCCGCGATCTACCCGGCCGTCGCGGCGATCTTCGTCGCCCAGTTCTTCGGCGTGGAACTCGGCATCACCCACTACCTGCTGATCGTGTTCGTCTCCGTGATCGGCTCCGCGGCCACCGCCGGCACCACGGGCGCGACCGTCATGCTCACGCTGACGCTGTCGACGCTGGGCCTGCCGCTGGAGGGCGTCGGCCTGCTGCTCGCCGTCGACCCGATCCTGGACATGGGCCGCACCGCCACCAACGTGGCCGGTCAGGCGCTCGTCCCGGCCGTCGTGGCCAAGCGCGAGAAGATCATCGACATCGAGCGCTACAACGCCCCGCGCGGGCTCGGCGGGTTCGTCGACCCCGAGTTCTCCAGCCCGGCCGAGCAGGCCGCGGCCGCCGCGCAGGAGCGGCAGGAGAAGGGGGCCGCCGACACGGGCGCGGACGCGGACAGGGTCTCGGCGCCGAGCACACCCTGACCTGCGCTCCCGCATCGACCCCGATGAGAGCGCAAGGGCGGCTCGCCCGTCGGATGAGCCGCCCTTAGTCTTTGGTCACATCCCGCGCCGCGGGAACCATCGGCCCCTCCCATTCGTCTGTCATGAGTGAGGGAGGCGAGAGGAACGATCATGTTGCGCCGCTTGGCAGTACCCGCCCTGCTCGCCGCAGGGCTCACAGTCTTCACGGCGGCTTCGCCGGCGAACGCCGCCGAGGCCCCCAGTCCGAGCGAGGTCGCCGGCGACCTCCAAAGTGACCACATCTTCGTCGACCCCGCGAGCGCGGAGGACATCCCGCAGGCCGAGATCGACGCCATGGGGCAGGCGGCGGAGAGCGCCGAGACCCCCGTCTACTTCGTCATCCTGCCCGAGGAAGCGTTCGCCTCGGAGACGACCGCGGCGGACTATCTGTCGCAGGTCAGGGACGAGGTCGGCGAAGGCACCTACGCGATGGCCGTCGGCGGCAGCGAGGTGCTGCGCTCCGACGTCATCTCGGAGGGCGACCAGGAAGCGATCTACAACGAGTGGACGTCGGCCCAGAACCCGGTCGACGGCATGGTCAGCGTGGCCGAGGGGGCCGATGAGGCGGCCGACTCCGCCGCCGCGTCGAGCGTCTTCGGCATGGTGCTGCTGGGCGTCCTGGCCCTGGCCGTGGTCGGCGGCGGCTTCTTCCTGTACAACTCCAAGAAGAAGCGCGAGGCCAAGGCCGCGCAGGAGCTCGCCGACATCAAGAAGATGGCGGCCGAGGACGTCACCCGGCTCGGCGAGGACATCGCCGGCCTGGAGATCGACCTGACCAAGGTCGACGAGCCCACGCGCACCGACTACACCCACGCGATGGACTCCTACGACCGCGCCAAGTCCTCCCTGGACACCATCCAGCGGCCCGACGAGATCCAGCAGGTCACCACCGCGCTGGAGGACGGCCGCTACTACATGACCGCCACCCGTGCCCGGATGCACGACGAGCCGGTCCCCGAGCGCCGCAAGCCCTGCTTCTTCAACCCGCAGCACGGGCCGTCGCAGCAGGACGTCATGTGGGCGCCGCCCGGCGGCTCGCCCCGCTCGGTCCCGGCCTGCCCCGCCTGCACCCAGGCGGTGCTCTCCGGCCACGACCCCGACGTGCGCATGGTCGAGGTCGACGGTCGGCGCCGGCCCTACTACGACGCCGGTCCCGCCTACGCGCCCTACGCCGGCGGCTACTTCGGGATGGACATGATGATGGGCATGTTCACCGGCATGATGATCGGCAACATGATGGGGTCCATGATGGGCGCCGGCATGGGCGACATGGGCGCCGGTGACATGGGAGGCGGTGACCTCGGCGGAGGCGACTTCGGCGGAGGCGACTTCGGTGACTTCGGCGGCGGGGGCGACTTCGGCGGATTCGGCGACTTCTAGCCCGTCACCCTCACCGAACGCACAGGGCCCCGGCCGGACGGCCGGGGCCCTCCTCGTGTCCGGGACTTCGGTGCCGCCGGTACGCGCGTGCGCGGCCGGTCCGGCCGCTACTCCGGCGAGGCCTGCATGAGCGAGCGCGCGGCCTCGGTGACGCTGCCCGACAGCGAGGGATAGACCGCGAAGGTGTGCGCGAGGTCGTCCACGGTGAGGCGCTGCTGCACCGCGACCGACACCGCGAGGATGAGCTCGCTGGCGCGCGGGCCGACGATGACGCCGCCCAGGACGATGCCGGTGTGCTGACGGCAGATCAGCTTGACGAAGCCGTCCTTGGTGCCGTGCATCTTGGCGCGCGGGTTGGTGTCCAGCGGCAGGTTCACCACCCGGGCGTCGACGCGGCCGGAGCGCACGTCGGCCTCGCTGACGCCGACGGCGGCCAGCTCGGGGTTGGTGAACACGGTCGAGGCCACCGTGGACAGCTTCAGCGGCGCGACCGCCTCGCCCAGGGCGTGCCACATCGCGATGCGGCCCTGCATGGCGGCGACGGAGGCCAGCATGTTGACGCCGGTGCAGTCGCCCGCGGCGTAGACGCCCGGCGTCGAGGTCCGGGAGACCCGGTCGACCTGCACGAACCCGCCCTTGTCGAGCCGGACGCCGATCTCCTCCAGGCCGATGTTGTCGGTGTTGGGGATCATGCCGACCGTCATGAGGCAGTGGCTGCCCTCGACCGTGCGCCCGTCGGCCAGTTTCACCACGACCCCGTCGCCGGAGCGGCTGACCGACTCGGCGCGGGAGTTGCCGAGCACCGTCATGCCGCGGCGGCGGAACACGCCCTCCAGCACCTCGGCGGCGTCGGCGTCCTGGGTGGGCAGGACGTGGTCGCGGGAGGAGACGAGGGTGACGTCGGAGCCGAGCGCCTGGTAGGCGTTGGCGAACTCCGCGCCGGTGACGCCGGAGCCGACGACGATCAGGTTCTCCGGCAGCGCCTCCAGGTCGTAGAGCTGGCGCCAGGTGAGGATGCGCTCGCCGTCGGGCTTGGCCGTGGGCAGCTCCCTCGGGTGGGCCCCGGTCGTGATGAGGACGACGTCGGCGCGGATGCGCCGGTCGCCGACCGCGACGATGTGCGGATCGACCAGCCGCCCCTCGCCGGCGACGATCTCCACACCTTCCTTGATCAGGCGGGCCGAGGTGTCGGCGGACTGGGCCTGGGCGAGCCGCTTCACCCGGGCGTTGACCGTCTTGAGGTCGATGCCGACGATGTCCTTGTCGATCTCGGGCTCGTCGCCCACGTTGATCCCGAGCTTCGCGGCGTCGGTGACGTAGGACATCCGGACGGAGGTGGCGATCATCGTCTTGGACGGTACGCAGTCGGTGAGGACGCAGGCGCCCCCGATGCCGTCGCGGTCGACCACCGTCACGTCGGCGCCGAGCTGTGCGGCCACGAGGGCCGACTCATAGCCTCCGGGGCCGCCCCCGATGATCACGACCTTGGTCGTCACGTCTGCTCCACTCCTTCCGGCGGCCTCGCGTCCTCTCGCGGACACGCCGGGGCCTTGTGGGCCGGCCGCCCTGCTTCTGCTCGCCTGTCGCTCTATCTCCATTGTCCTTCATCCCGGGTGGCGAAATTCGCACCGCCGTGCCGGGCGACCACGTAGCATGGCCGCGTGCCTCTGTACGCCGCATACGGCAACAACCTCGATCCCGAGCAGATGGCCAAGCGCGCGCCGCACTCGCCACTGTGGAGCACCGGCTGGCTGGAAGGCTGGCGGCTGACGTTCGGCGGTGGCGAGACGCAGTGGGGCGGGGCCCTGGCGACGCTCGTCGAGCAGCGCGAGTCAAGCGTCTTCGTGGCGCTGTACGACGTCCCCGAGTGGGACGAGTCACTCCTGGACTCCTGGGAGGGCACCGACCTCGGCGTCTACTCCCGGATCCGGCTGCGCGCGCAGACCCTGCTGGACGGCGACGTCCCCGTGTGGGTGCACGTGCTCAACGACTACGAGGGCGGCCTGCCCTCGGCGCTCTACCTCGGCGTGCTCGCCGAGGCCGCCGAGAAGGCGGGGGCGCCGCCGGACTACGTGGCCGACCTCCGGTCGCGTCCGTGCACGTCCTAGTACGAATGGGGGCCCCTGCGTGGCGCTGCGGTCGAAATCGGGGGTCGCGGAGTACGCTCCGGAGGTGTGAGCGAATCCACGCAGGTTATCCCCGTTGTGGGGACCGCTGAGGCGAAGGCGCGCGCGGCCGAGGCCGCCGGTGAGCTCCTGTCACGGACCGGCGCGGATGGCTATGACGCCGTCGTCGTCCTCGGTTCTGGGTGGGCGGGCGCGGTCGACGCCCTCGGCGCCCCCGATGCCGAAGCCGCCATCGGCGACCTCCCCGGGTTCGTCGCGCCGACCGCCGCCGGGCACGTCCCGGTGGTGCGCAGTACGTGGGTGGGCGCCAAGCGCGTGGCGGTCTTCCTCGGCCGCACCCACCTCTACGAGGGGCACGGCGCGGCGCAGGTGGCGCACGCCGTGCGCACGGGCATCTCGGCCGGCGCCCGCACCGTCGTCCTCACCGGCTCGGCCGCGTCGCTGCGCGTCGACTTCTCCGTGGGGCAGCCGATCGTGGTGCGCGACCACATCAACCTCACGGCCGCGTCACCGCTGATCGGGCCGGATTTCGTGGATCTCACCCACGCCTACGCCCCGCGGTTGCGCGCCATCGCCCGCGACGCCGACCCCTCGATCGCCGAAGGCGTCTACGCCGCGGTGACGGGCCCGCAGTTCGGGACCCCGGCCGAGGTCGCCATGCTGCGGACCGCGGGGGCCGACCTGATCGGCACCTCGATGGCGCTGGAGACGATCGCGGCGGCCGAGATGGGCGCCGAGGTCCTGGGGGTCTCGCTGGTGACCGCCGACGTGATGGACCCGGGCCGCGAGGCGGTCGACCCCGAGCAGATGCTCGGTGTCGCCCGCGAACGCGCCCACGCCATGGGCGGCCTGCTGAACAGCATCCTGCTCAGGCTGTAGCAGGGTCCCGCCTGCACCGCAGGAGAGCACCTCGGGGAAGGAGCGCCGCCCCCTCCGCGCCGGGGGCTCGTGCGCTCCTCCCCCGAGGGGAGGTGGAGACCGGCGATCCGCCGGGCGGCGGCCGGCGCTGCGTGGCGAGCAGCATCCCGAGGCCGGGGATGAACTGCGCCGACCGCGGACGCCGACGGCGCGGTCTCCGTACGGCCCGAAGCGGAAAGTCCCCGCAGACTTCCGGCGAGCAGAACCGTACTCCTTGGCTGCGCGCCGCCTTCGGTCCGGTCGGTCCCCACGACCTCGGCCGGACCGCCGCGCGTGGCGATGCGTGGTCGGCGGCGCGCCCGCTATTCAGTTGACCCGCGAACGCCCGTGGGAGGCGGATCCGAGGTGGTCCGCGCTCCACCGCGAGCCGGAACCGCAACCCTTAGGCATGCCTTACCTAACCATTCTTTACGGGACGTGGTCAAGTCGATCGGCGAAAAAAACGGGGGAGCCCGGATCCGGGACTCCCCCGACGCCGCGGTCCGGGCGCTCGGCCGGATCGGTGATGGGAGAGGGTGGGGACTGTCTCCAGGTCCTGCGGTGGCGAACGGGAGGCTGCGGCCGCAGCCTCCCGACTCCCGTCAACGATCTAGCCGAGGAGAACGGCCGCCAGCAGCAGCAACAGCGGGACGCCCACGGCGGCGACCGCGTCGGGCGACCACACCACGGTCGGCTCGTCCAAGACCGGCCCCGCGTCGGCGGCCGCCGGTCCGCCACCCGCCGTGACCGGCCGCGCCTTGCGCTTCTCGGCCTCGTCGCGCAACTGCCTGGCCTTGAAGTCGACCGGGCGCATCCTGCGCGGGTCGTCCTCCTCGGGGGCGTCGGCGTAGCCGTTGGCGCGACGGAGGTTGTCGCGCACCCTGGCCCGCTTGGTCTCGCGCAGCGGCCACGAGCGGAACACCCGGTCCCCCGCGTGCACCCGCAGCACGTCGGTGACGTCGGCCCAGGTGAACGCCGACCACGGCACGAAGGCCTCGCGCAGCGGGTTCACCAGCCGCACGCCCCGCTCGGTCACGACGACGCGCGGACGCAGCGCCAGGACGTAGACGGCCCCGATGCTCAGCACCAGGACGGCCGCCGCGATCACCGCGGCGTGGCTGCGGCCGCGCAGCGCGAGGTCGACGAGGTTGAGGACCGCGATGGCGATCCAGACCCACCCCAGCACGCGGGGGACCGGCTGTGTGAAGGGTTTCAATCTGTTGCCCACTTGAGTTGCGCGAATCCCGGCTTGATCTGGCCGTTGATGAGCGCGAGCCGCTCATCGAAGGGCAGGAACGCCGATTTCATGGCATTGACGGTAAACCATTGCAGGTCATCCCAGTCATACCCGAAGGCTTCGACCAGTTTCGCGAACTCCTCGGACAGGGCGGTGCCGCTCTGCAGCCGGTTGTCGGTGTTGACCGTCACCCTGAAACGCAGCCGGCGCAGCAGGCCGATGGGGTGCTCGGCGATGGAGACGGCCGCGCCGGTCTGCACATTGGAGCTGGGGCACATCTCCAGCGGCACCCGCTTGTCGCGGACGTAGTTGGCCAGTCGGCCCATCCGCACCGTGCCGGAGGCCTCGTCGGCGCCCCTGGCCGCCTCGATGTCGTCGACGATCCGCACGCCGTGGCCGAGCCGGCCGGCGCCGCACCACTGCAGGGCCTCCCAGATCGAGGGCAGTCCGAACGCCTCGCCCGCGTGGATCGTGAAGTGGGCGTTCTCCCTGCGCAGGTACTCGAAGGCGTCGAGGTGCCGGGTGGGCGGGTGTCCCGCCTCGGCGCCGGCGATGTCGAAGCCGACCACGCCCACGTCGCGGTAGCGCACGGCCAGTTCGGCGATCTCGCGCGACCGGGCCGCGTGCCGCATGGCG
This sequence is a window from Spinactinospora alkalitolerans. Protein-coding genes within it:
- a CDS encoding adenosine deaminase produces the protein MSHQLTLDQIRRAPKVLLHDHLDGGLRPETIVELAAATGYTGLPADDPEALGAWFAEAADSGSLERYLETFGHTVAVMQTRESLVRVAAECAEDLAADGIVYAEVRYAPEQHLEAGLSLEEVVEAVLEGFRVGQDRAAAQGRSIRVGTLLTAMRHAARSREIAELAVRYRDVGVVGFDIAGAEAGHPPTRHLDAFEYLRRENAHFTIHAGEAFGLPSIWEALQWCGAGRLGHGVRIVDDIEAARGADEASGTVRMGRLANYVRDKRVPLEMCPSSNVQTGAAVSIAEHPIGLLRRLRFRVTVNTDNRLQSGTALSEEFAKLVEAFGYDWDDLQWFTVNAMKSAFLPFDERLALINGQIKPGFAQLKWATD
- a CDS encoding PH domain-containing protein, yielding MKPFTQPVPRVLGWVWIAIAVLNLVDLALRGRSHAAVIAAAVLVLSIGAVYVLALRPRVVVTERGVRLVNPLREAFVPWSAFTWADVTDVLRVHAGDRVFRSWPLRETKRARVRDNLRRANGYADAPEEDDPRRMRPVDFKARQLRDEAEKRKARPVTAGGGPAAADAGPVLDEPTVVWSPDAVAAVGVPLLLLLAAVLLG
- a CDS encoding gamma-glutamylcyclotransferase; translated protein: MPLYAAYGNNLDPEQMAKRAPHSPLWSTGWLEGWRLTFGGGETQWGGALATLVEQRESSVFVALYDVPEWDESLLDSWEGTDLGVYSRIRLRAQTLLDGDVPVWVHVLNDYEGGLPSALYLGVLAEAAEKAGAPPDYVADLRSRPCTS
- a CDS encoding purine-nucleoside phosphorylase, whose product is MSESTQVIPVVGTAEAKARAAEAAGELLSRTGADGYDAVVVLGSGWAGAVDALGAPDAEAAIGDLPGFVAPTAAGHVPVVRSTWVGAKRVAVFLGRTHLYEGHGAAQVAHAVRTGISAGARTVVLTGSAASLRVDFSVGQPIVVRDHINLTAASPLIGPDFVDLTHAYAPRLRAIARDADPSIAEGVYAAVTGPQFGTPAEVAMLRTAGADLIGTSMALETIAAAEMGAEVLGVSLVTADVMDPGREAVDPEQMLGVARERAHAMGGLLNSILLRL
- a CDS encoding dicarboxylate/amino acid:cation symporter is translated as MLSALRRVPFAVQVLLALVVGLALGLVARQLGGTADAPNWLAVTLDTIGSTFVTLLKAIVPPLILLAVISSIASLRNVTNAARLAGQTLLWFAATALIAVSIGIGLGLGIRPGVNSGVDAASAEDPDSSGSWLAFLESLVPANFLGLSAGTSDDGTGALTTSLDFNALQLIVIAIAIGIAAVKVGRSAEPFLAFTQSALDIVLKVLWWIIRLAPLGTIGLLGNAVYSYGWTTIGALGKFTLAIYIGLVLVLFVVYPILALANGLSPLKYFSGVWPAVQLGFVSRSSIGTMPVTQRVAETNFGVPRAYASFAVPFGATTKMDGCAAIYPAVAAIFVAQFFGVELGITHYLLIVFVSVIGSAATAGTTGATVMLTLTLSTLGLPLEGVGLLLAVDPILDMGRTATNVAGQALVPAVVAKREKIIDIERYNAPRGLGGFVDPEFSSPAEQAAAAAQERQEKGAADTGADADRVSAPSTP
- a CDS encoding NAD(P)H-quinone dehydrogenase, which codes for MTTKVVIIGGGPGGYESALVAAQLGADVTVVDRDGIGGACVLTDCVPSKTMIATSVRMSYVTDAAKLGINVGDEPEIDKDIVGIDLKTVNARVKRLAQAQSADTSARLIKEGVEIVAGEGRLVDPHIVAVGDRRIRADVVLITTGAHPRELPTAKPDGERILTWRQLYDLEALPENLIVVGSGVTGAEFANAYQALGSDVTLVSSRDHVLPTQDADAAEVLEGVFRRRGMTVLGNSRAESVSRSGDGVVVKLADGRTVEGSHCLMTVGMIPNTDNIGLEEIGVRLDKGGFVQVDRVSRTSTPGVYAAGDCTGVNMLASVAAMQGRIAMWHALGEAVAPLKLSTVASTVFTNPELAAVGVSEADVRSGRVDARVVNLPLDTNPRAKMHGTKDGFVKLICRQHTGIVLGGVIVGPRASELILAVSVAVQQRLTVDDLAHTFAVYPSLSGSVTEAARSLMQASPE
- a CDS encoding chemotaxis protein CheA; translation: MLRRLAVPALLAAGLTVFTAASPANAAEAPSPSEVAGDLQSDHIFVDPASAEDIPQAEIDAMGQAAESAETPVYFVILPEEAFASETTAADYLSQVRDEVGEGTYAMAVGGSEVLRSDVISEGDQEAIYNEWTSAQNPVDGMVSVAEGADEAADSAAASSVFGMVLLGVLALAVVGGGFFLYNSKKKREAKAAQELADIKKMAAEDVTRLGEDIAGLEIDLTKVDEPTRTDYTHAMDSYDRAKSSLDTIQRPDEIQQVTTALEDGRYYMTATRARMHDEPVPERRKPCFFNPQHGPSQQDVMWAPPGGSPRSVPACPACTQAVLSGHDPDVRMVEVDGRRRPYYDAGPAYAPYAGGYFGMDMMMGMFTGMMIGNMMGSMMGAGMGDMGAGDMGGGDLGGGDFGGGDFGDFGGGGDFGGFGDF